A single region of the Methanolacinia paynteri genome encodes:
- a CDS encoding DNA topoisomerase I, whose protein sequence is MHLIIAEKNIAAQRIAGILAENKKPSVKREEGVNTYSFDDKVAIGLRGHVVEIDFEPGYSNWRSETHTPKSLIDAGTIKKPTEKRIVQLIKRLAKKADHVIIATDFDREGELIGKEAYEIVRSANKTVPIKRARFSAITKQEITSAFANPAELDFNLAEAGEARQVVDLIWGASLTRFISLAAKRGGNNILSVGRVQSPTLAMIVDREKEIEAFVPEPYWMISLDSEKEEEKFEARHTEGKFWDKESAERSLKGTKEPLTVTDIKEGTRADHAPTPFDTTAYIVSASRLGLSASNAMRIAEELYMNGYISYPRTDNTIYPSSLDLKGILTELKKSPFKREVEWVSANMRPSPTRGKKSSTDHPPIHPTAAANKADMDETAWKVYELVVRRFLATLSPDARWKTLKYTFDAGGEPYASTGQRLDYEGYRIVYTYSQAKEQALPVLAAGEKLPILDIRLEEKETLPPPRYSQSKLIQVMEELGLGTKSTRHDVIGKLFSRRYVEGNPLKPTLVGRAVTESLEDHAGLITKPDMTRTLEEHMEEIKKSILSKDSVVQESREMLHEIFESLEANEEDIGSEIMDKTAEERVVGKCPVCGKSLMIRTTKGMAQFIGCTGYPDCSFNIGLPSGQWGKAIRDNKICEIHGMNHIRLVRKGSPPWDLGCPLCNHISSNLETLNMIPSISKDLISNLHSHNIYTVYEIANENPEKLSKVAGISKEDSEKLIREADEVLELLRKRSELKKFVRKIIPPKRGRSHAKVLNMFFDAGIVDMQSLARADKKTLEKMKLSAEEAESLVQEARLVYNKAILKEYGVPAVSLKKYFDAGFVTPEDFCYIHPAYLSAKTGLNVDTVYKHAAVVCEATGVRLPEKVSRKELESGRTELLSIEGLGEAMLEKLYMAGIVSRKKLCSADPEQISKLTGIPSEKITYFQEECK, encoded by the coding sequence ATGCACCTTATCATTGCGGAAAAGAACATCGCTGCACAAAGAATCGCAGGGATACTGGCTGAAAACAAGAAACCGTCCGTAAAGCGCGAAGAAGGTGTAAACACATACTCTTTTGACGACAAGGTTGCAATCGGTCTCAGAGGTCATGTTGTCGAGATCGATTTTGAGCCGGGCTACAGCAACTGGCGAAGCGAAACTCATACGCCAAAAAGCCTGATAGATGCCGGAACGATCAAGAAGCCGACAGAAAAACGGATTGTTCAGCTGATCAAAAGACTTGCAAAAAAAGCGGATCATGTAATCATTGCAACCGATTTTGACAGGGAAGGAGAGCTCATAGGCAAAGAGGCCTACGAGATCGTCCGTTCGGCGAATAAAACGGTCCCGATCAAGAGAGCAAGATTCAGCGCCATTACAAAGCAGGAGATTACGAGTGCCTTCGCAAATCCCGCCGAACTCGATTTCAACCTCGCGGAGGCAGGAGAGGCAAGGCAGGTAGTCGACCTGATCTGGGGTGCATCGCTCACACGTTTCATCAGCCTTGCGGCAAAACGAGGCGGAAACAATATCCTGAGTGTCGGCCGTGTACAGAGCCCGACGCTTGCGATGATCGTCGACCGCGAGAAAGAGATCGAAGCCTTTGTGCCCGAGCCTTATTGGATGATCAGCCTCGATTCCGAGAAGGAAGAAGAAAAGTTCGAGGCCAGACACACAGAAGGCAAATTCTGGGATAAAGAATCTGCGGAAAGATCCCTGAAGGGTACAAAAGAGCCCCTCACTGTCACCGATATAAAAGAAGGGACAAGAGCGGATCACGCTCCGACACCTTTTGATACAACCGCATACATCGTATCCGCATCAAGGCTCGGACTTTCTGCTTCCAACGCGATGAGGATCGCAGAAGAGCTCTACATGAACGGTTATATCTCCTACCCGAGAACCGACAATACAATCTACCCCTCATCACTCGATCTAAAGGGAATCCTTACCGAACTGAAGAAATCTCCTTTCAAACGCGAAGTTGAATGGGTTTCTGCAAATATGCGCCCGAGCCCGACACGCGGCAAGAAGTCGAGCACGGATCACCCCCCAATTCACCCGACCGCAGCCGCCAACAAGGCCGATATGGACGAGACAGCGTGGAAGGTATACGAGCTTGTAGTCAGGCGCTTCCTCGCGACGTTGTCCCCCGATGCAAGATGGAAGACTCTCAAGTATACATTCGACGCAGGCGGCGAACCCTATGCATCGACAGGGCAGAGGCTGGATTACGAAGGTTACAGGATTGTCTATACATACAGCCAGGCAAAGGAGCAGGCACTGCCTGTACTTGCCGCAGGTGAAAAACTGCCGATCCTTGACATAAGGCTGGAGGAGAAGGAGACTCTTCCTCCGCCGAGGTACTCCCAGAGCAAACTGATCCAGGTCATGGAAGAGCTGGGACTGGGAACAAAATCTACACGCCACGACGTTATAGGAAAACTCTTTTCACGCCGCTATGTCGAAGGAAATCCTCTCAAACCCACCCTGGTAGGCAGGGCCGTGACCGAGTCCCTCGAAGATCATGCAGGTCTTATAACAAAGCCGGATATGACCAGAACGCTCGAAGAGCACATGGAGGAGATCAAGAAGAGCATTCTCTCCAAGGATTCGGTCGTTCAGGAATCGCGGGAGATGCTTCACGAGATATTCGAGTCACTCGAAGCGAACGAAGAGGATATCGGTTCCGAGATCATGGACAAGACCGCCGAGGAGAGGGTCGTCGGGAAATGCCCGGTATGCGGTAAAAGTCTCATGATCCGGACGACCAAAGGAATGGCACAGTTCATCGGGTGCACCGGATATCCGGACTGCAGTTTCAATATCGGCCTCCCCTCCGGCCAGTGGGGCAAGGCGATAAGGGACAACAAGATCTGCGAGATACACGGAATGAATCACATCAGGCTCGTCAGGAAAGGTTCGCCGCCGTGGGATCTCGGTTGTCCCCTGTGCAATCATATCAGTTCGAACCTCGAAACCCTGAACATGATCCCTTCGATATCCAAGGACCTGATCTCGAATCTTCACTCACATAATATCTACACGGTATACGAGATCGCAAACGAAAATCCTGAAAAGTTATCGAAAGTTGCCGGAATTTCAAAGGAGGACTCTGAAAAACTTATCAGGGAGGCAGACGAAGTCCTCGAACTGCTCAGGAAAAGATCGGAGCTGAAAAAATTCGTCAGGAAGATCATCCCCCCGAAGAGGGGAAGAAGCCACGCAAAAGTACTCAACATGTTCTTCGATGCAGGTATCGTGGACATGCAATCACTGGCACGTGCGGACAAGAAGACGCTTGAGAAAATGAAGCTCTCCGCAGAAGAGGCGGAATCCCTGGTCCAGGAGGCAAGGCTGGTATATAACAAGGCCATCCTGAAAGAGTACGGCGTCCCTGCAGTGAGCCTGAAAAAATACTTTGATGCTGGATTTGTCACGCCCGAAGACTTCTGTTATATTCACCCGGCATATCTGAGCGCTAAAACCGGGCTGAATGTAGATACAGTTTACAAGCACGCCGCAGTTGTGTGCGAAGCAACAGGTGTCAGGCTCCCGGAGAAGGTATCCAGGAAAGAGCTTGAATCGGGCAGGACCGAACTTCTCTCCATTGAAGGCCTCGGCGAGGCGATGCTTGAGAAACTGTATATGGCCGGCATTGTCAGCAGGAAAAAATTATGCAGTGCAGACCCGGAGCAGATCTCAAAATTAACAGGCATTCCATCCGAAAAGATAACTTATTTTCAGGAAGAATGCAAATAA
- a CDS encoding TolB family protein: protein MFNIKILRNGHIRGLVAILFISIFILVPAVAESNFTLSPVQRQLSSPYEISNLTFCGVSCDYTAGSPDGTEIALSCMEWKEPCSCSYSCLGCAEDDPHLFLMKSDGSGKHQISNLTVSGVPLWNPGGDSIAIKGLEKSGTPTGGFRPSNEGIWIISVNTNDEYLLVNSSDAWGAAWSPGGRFLAYTLYNEENITLNIISVENSSSRRLYTLPNLDGFDMYPHSMCKSHKGGLEDTIRWGDDGESLSFISGEDLNGGSGQFLLVHVGIDGSVISRFPVNISNSYRISEFAWNPSSDRFAYISNLTYHPTENHLQIVGPAGETEVPMYDYNYSSNYKSVQWSDAADGFIFTDQGDIWKADESGNELTRLTMNGSVRFVTQLPGSEKIIYSESLNITDCTEPALGYEIVGWPNHRTYWRYWMTASRIGILDLGNMTGSPINTTLFENLPAILVVCACACA from the coding sequence ATGTTTAATATTAAGATTCTAAGGAACGGTCATATACGCGGACTGGTAGCCATATTGTTCATTTCAATATTTATTCTGGTTCCGGCCGTAGCCGAATCCAACTTTACCCTCTCTCCCGTTCAGCGTCAGTTATCATCACCATATGAGATCTCAAATTTAACCTTCTGCGGGGTATCGTGCGATTATACTGCCGGAAGTCCTGACGGGACTGAGATTGCACTTTCATGCATGGAATGGAAAGAGCCATGCAGCTGTAGCTATTCGTGTCTGGGATGTGCAGAAGATGATCCGCATTTGTTCCTTATGAAAAGCGACGGTTCAGGCAAGCATCAAATATCTAATCTCACCGTCTCAGGAGTTCCTTTATGGAATCCGGGGGGCGATTCGATAGCAATCAAAGGACTTGAAAAATCAGGAACTCCTACGGGTGGTTTTCGTCCTTCAAATGAAGGAATATGGATTATCTCAGTTAATACGAACGATGAATACCTGCTTGTAAACAGTTCGGATGCCTGGGGGGCTGCGTGGAGTCCCGGCGGCCGTTTTCTGGCGTATACATTGTATAATGAGGAAAATATCACGTTGAACATTATTTCTGTGGAAAATTCCAGTAGCAGGCGGCTCTATACCCTTCCCAATTTGGATGGGTTCGATATGTACCCCCACAGCATGTGTAAATCTCATAAGGGAGGGCTGGAAGACACGATCCGGTGGGGTGATGACGGAGAAAGTCTTTCTTTCATCTCCGGGGAAGACCTGAATGGAGGATCAGGGCAGTTTCTTTTAGTTCATGTCGGCATTGACGGCTCCGTGATCAGCCGCTTCCCGGTTAACATAAGTAATTCCTACAGGATTTCGGAATTCGCCTGGAACCCGTCTTCAGATCGATTCGCGTATATATCAAATTTAACTTATCATCCGACTGAAAATCATCTCCAGATCGTAGGTCCTGCCGGCGAAACCGAGGTACCTATGTATGATTACAATTACTCCTCAAATTATAAGTCTGTGCAATGGAGTGACGCTGCCGATGGTTTCATATTTACTGATCAGGGAGATATCTGGAAAGCAGATGAATCCGGAAATGAACTGACCCGGCTGACAATGAACGGGTCAGTAAGATTCGTCACACAACTGCCGGGAAGTGAAAAGATCATCTATTCAGAATCCTTAAATATCACCGATTGCACTGAGCCGGCATTGGGCTATGAAATAGTCGGATGGCCTAATCATCGCACTTACTGGCGGTACTGGATGACTGCGTCACGCATTGGAATTCTTGATCTCGGTAATATGACCGGGTCTCCGATAAATACTACCCTGTTTGAGAACTTGCCGGCGATTCTCGTGGTTTGTGCCTGTGCTTGTGCGTAA
- a CDS encoding outer membrane protein assembly factor BamB family protein, whose protein sequence is MKLKQTLKGRILFTNLLIVIVIFLVFTILTHTSNGGTEEKPVDNVSSSNYLTPPWQFKGLQMQSNNLQLFHLTYLAMSDSGEIVVVSGSSQMYSFNVSEGTVQNFSTIEAIECIDVSSGGITVGGSSMIVGNQDHGVVSCFDENGMFLWNYTTGGPVSSIKISSDGRYIVAGTEHNPSGIAKIMFFSVNGSLLWMENAYKSSFEVTSVDITPDGEYVAAGTDYNKVYLFSNNGAKILDYTTYGPIDAGYTYRYRGTDPGQYVALSDDGTYLAAGSLDRYVYMFSNNGTRLWRYKGERPFCVTDITSDGSRIVSVSDDGTIFFFNRTGSLLWTYDTGSIIRSIKTDSSGDLIVAGASNSEIYCLNGSGDLIGNYTAKGGVTDVEMSEDGSYISAISEGGVIYFFGRDDLCNRDTVV, encoded by the coding sequence ATGAAATTAAAACAGACATTGAAAGGAAGGATACTATTCACGAATCTCTTAATCGTCATCGTCATTTTTTTGGTCTTTACAATCCTGACTCATACTTCAAACGGTGGGACAGAAGAAAAACCTGTTGACAATGTATCTTCGTCAAACTATCTCACTCCTCCGTGGCAGTTTAAAGGCCTGCAAATGCAGTCTAACAACCTGCAATTATTTCATCTCACCTATCTTGCAATGAGTGATAGCGGGGAAATTGTTGTTGTATCGGGCTCCAGCCAGATGTATTCTTTCAACGTGAGTGAAGGCACAGTCCAGAATTTCAGCACTATTGAGGCCATAGAATGTATCGATGTAAGTTCTGGTGGAATAACGGTTGGCGGTTCGTCTATGATTGTAGGTAATCAGGATCACGGAGTCGTCAGCTGCTTTGATGAAAATGGTATGTTTCTCTGGAACTATACGACAGGTGGACCAGTAAGTAGTATAAAAATAAGCTCTGACGGGCGGTATATCGTTGCAGGGACGGAGCATAACCCATCAGGAATTGCAAAAATAATGTTCTTTTCAGTAAACGGTTCGCTTCTGTGGATGGAAAATGCATATAAATCTTCATTTGAAGTAACAAGCGTTGATATAACTCCTGACGGCGAATATGTCGCTGCCGGAACAGATTATAATAAGGTATATCTTTTCTCCAACAACGGGGCTAAGATCCTGGATTATACAACTTATGGACCAATCGATGCTGGTTATACCTACAGGTATAGAGGTACCGATCCAGGCCAGTACGTTGCCCTTAGTGATGACGGCACCTACCTTGCCGCTGGTTCACTGGATCGCTATGTCTACATGTTCAGCAATAACGGGACCCGTCTTTGGAGATACAAAGGAGAAAGACCGTTCTGCGTAACAGATATTACTTCCGACGGTTCCCGTATAGTCTCGGTCTCAGACGACGGTACGATCTTTTTCTTCAATCGGACCGGTTCTCTTCTCTGGACTTATGATACGGGGAGCATTATCAGGAGTATCAAAACAGATTCATCCGGAGATCTGATCGTGGCAGGAGCCAGCAATTCGGAGATATACTGCCTGAATGGTTCAGGCGACCTTATCGGAAATTACACCGCCAAGGGAGGGGTTACTGATGTCGAGATGAGTGAAGACGGCTCTTATATTTCAGCTATAAGCGAAGGAGGAGTTATTTATTTCTTCGGCAGGGACGACCTCTGCAACAGGGATACGGTAGTATAG
- a CDS encoding phosphoglycerol geranylgeranyltransferase, translating to MNSNWREWRHITKLDPDKSIRPGEVEAIATSGTDALMLSGTLNVTKENVTELREQVKEYGLPLVVEPADPSGVIFDDIHGLFVPSVLNTPEPVWIVGKHEYWVKNTKNIPWDLVVPEAYIVLNPNSSVGRVTRAVCNLPAEDVAAFATVADRYFKFPIVYIEYSGTFGNPEIVKAASEAVEDALLYYGGGINSKEKAAEMAKYADTIVVGNAVYDNGAAVLRETVRAVK from the coding sequence ATGAACAGCAACTGGCGTGAATGGCGACATATTACAAAACTCGACCCTGACAAATCAATCAGGCCCGGCGAGGTCGAGGCAATTGCAACAAGCGGTACCGATGCCCTGATGCTTTCAGGAACTCTGAACGTTACAAAGGAGAACGTAACCGAACTAAGAGAGCAGGTAAAAGAGTACGGTCTTCCGCTCGTCGTCGAACCTGCCGATCCTTCCGGAGTCATCTTCGATGACATCCACGGTCTCTTCGTTCCAAGCGTCCTGAACACTCCCGAACCCGTGTGGATTGTAGGAAAACACGAGTACTGGGTGAAAAATACAAAAAATATCCCCTGGGATCTGGTGGTTCCCGAAGCATATATCGTTCTTAATCCCAATTCATCGGTAGGCAGGGTAACAAGAGCGGTCTGCAACCTGCCTGCCGAGGATGTCGCCGCCTTCGCCACGGTTGCAGACAGGTACTTCAAATTCCCCATAGTTTATATCGAGTATTCGGGAACCTTCGGGAATCCTGAGATCGTGAAGGCCGCATCGGAGGCTGTCGAAGATGCCCTGCTGTATTACGGCGGCGGCATCAACTCAAAGGAAAAAGCCGCCGAGATGGCAAAGTACGCCGACACGATAGTCGTCGGAAACGCAGTATATGACAATGGTGCAGCTGTCCTCAGGGAAACCGTCCGTGCTGTAAAATAA
- the gatB gene encoding Asp-tRNA(Asn)/Glu-tRNA(Gln) amidotransferase subunit GatB, with protein sequence MSETGEQKIDVNKLKVIIGLEIHCQLNTKTKLFCGCSTDYRDSEPNTHVCPICLGLPGALPKLNRQAVIYALKVAKALNLEIPEYSEFSRKNYFYPDLPKGYQISQYDKPVAIKGILSVDDDEGHEKNIRIRRIHLEEDPGRLVHKTSRDRAGYSLVDYNRSSIPLIEIVTEPDLSSPKEARRFLNKLRTTLEYLEVFDGEKEGSIRVDANISLEGHNRVECKNISSYKGVEKALTFEITRQRNMIRRGQEILMETRHFMEARGITQGSRSKEEENDYRYFPEPDLRPLKVSEWADEIELPELPDARRERFMKTYGISLNHSKTLTGDLKVADFYEKIALCDPVLTATLVSDTLLGELYYRDMKITDVPPDCFKDLVILLKDNEITDRVSVDILRMILDGIKEGKEPEMPSDMVQRLGLSKGDDDEFGDIIAKVIEANPQAVEDFKSGNTNAVNFLVGQVMKETRGRADPKAIAPKIIKHINME encoded by the coding sequence ATGAGCGAAACGGGCGAACAAAAAATAGACGTGAACAAACTCAAAGTCATTATCGGACTTGAGATTCACTGCCAGCTCAATACGAAGACAAAACTGTTCTGCGGGTGCTCGACCGACTACAGGGACAGCGAACCCAACACCCATGTATGCCCGATATGCCTGGGACTACCAGGAGCGTTGCCCAAACTCAACAGGCAGGCCGTGATATACGCCCTCAAGGTCGCCAAGGCGCTCAACCTCGAAATCCCGGAGTATTCTGAATTCTCAAGAAAGAACTACTTCTATCCGGACCTCCCGAAGGGCTACCAGATCAGCCAGTACGACAAGCCGGTCGCGATCAAAGGCATTCTCTCGGTGGACGACGACGAAGGGCACGAGAAAAATATCCGCATCAGGAGGATACACCTCGAAGAGGACCCCGGGAGACTTGTCCATAAAACCAGCAGGGACCGTGCCGGATATTCACTCGTCGATTACAACCGTTCCTCGATCCCACTGATCGAGATCGTCACCGAACCCGATCTTTCATCTCCGAAAGAGGCACGCCGTTTCCTGAACAAACTCAGGACGACACTCGAATATCTCGAGGTCTTCGACGGCGAGAAGGAAGGGTCCATCAGGGTCGATGCGAACATCTCGCTCGAAGGACACAACAGGGTGGAATGCAAGAACATCTCCTCTTACAAGGGTGTCGAAAAAGCGCTCACCTTCGAGATAACAAGGCAGAGGAACATGATCCGCAGGGGCCAGGAGATCCTGATGGAGACCCGCCACTTCATGGAGGCACGCGGTATCACCCAGGGATCGAGATCAAAAGAGGAGGAGAACGATTACCGCTACTTCCCCGAACCCGACCTCAGGCCCCTGAAGGTCAGTGAATGGGCGGACGAAATCGAGCTTCCCGAACTGCCGGACGCACGCCGCGAGCGGTTCATGAAAACATACGGGATCTCGCTCAACCACTCGAAGACCCTTACAGGAGATCTCAAAGTCGCCGACTTCTATGAGAAGATCGCATTATGCGACCCGGTTCTTACTGCGACCCTTGTATCAGACACACTTCTCGGGGAACTCTACTACAGGGACATGAAGATAACGGATGTGCCCCCGGACTGCTTCAAAGATCTCGTCATCCTGCTGAAAGACAACGAGATTACCGACAGGGTCTCGGTGGATATCCTCCGCATGATCCTCGACGGGATAAAGGAAGGAAAAGAACCGGAGATGCCTTCGGATATGGTACAACGTTTGGGTCTGTCAAAAGGCGACGATGATGAATTCGGCGATATCATCGCAAAAGTGATCGAAGCCAACCCGCAGGCAGTGGAAGATTTCAAATCTGGAAATACAAACGCAGTCAACTTCCTTGTAGGCCAGGTCATGAAAGAGACCAGGGGCAGGGCCGATCCCAAGGCGATTGCACCGAAAATCATAAAGCATATCAATATGGAGTAG
- a CDS encoding RNA methyltransferase: MPEIEIVLCEPLYEGNIGFAARVMKNFGFYNLTLINPPDIGDEARARSSHARDVLENARHVTSLDEVIEESNILVATTGGLSKTVTHAMRMPYYEPSELLDMIKDVEGRVSIIFGRENWGLSNEEIMKCDIICTIPTSPEYPIVNISHAVGVIVYELANIPRGTYPMASRIEVDAFYDHLDRFLDTINHPDYKRDNTLTMMRRIFGRTKLTIREVSTMHGILRRTEQLILGDEFEKTENEKKTSGGD; this comes from the coding sequence ATGCCCGAGATCGAGATCGTCCTCTGCGAACCCCTCTACGAGGGAAATATCGGCTTCGCTGCCAGGGTAATGAAGAACTTCGGGTTTTACAACCTGACCCTTATCAACCCCCCCGATATCGGAGATGAGGCAAGGGCAAGGTCTTCTCATGCAAGGGACGTTCTTGAAAATGCGAGACATGTCACATCTCTCGACGAAGTAATAGAAGAATCGAACATTCTCGTTGCAACGACAGGCGGCCTTTCCAAGACGGTCACCCATGCGATGAGGATGCCCTACTACGAGCCCTCCGAACTTCTTGATATGATAAAAGATGTTGAGGGCAGGGTCTCGATAATATTCGGAAGGGAGAACTGGGGGCTCTCCAACGAAGAGATAATGAAGTGCGATATAATATGCACGATTCCCACATCGCCGGAATATCCTATCGTAAATATCTCGCACGCAGTCGGAGTGATCGTCTACGAACTTGCAAATATTCCACGGGGAACGTATCCCATGGCGTCCCGCATCGAAGTCGATGCGTTCTACGATCATCTCGACCGCTTCCTCGATACTATCAATCACCCGGACTACAAGCGTGACAATACTCTCACGATGATGAGAAGGATCTTCGGGAGGACGAAACTCACAATCCGCGAGGTCTCGACCATGCACGGCATCCTCCGGAGAACGGAGCAGCTGATCCTCGGGGACGAGTTTGAAAAAACTGAAAACGAGAAGAAGACGAGCGGCGGGGATTAG
- the dcd gene encoding dCTP deaminase has product MILVDWQLQDWIRRGFIKIEPSDNSYIQPNSVDIRLGNHFVWYDECDEVIDPYDRESIESHYQEKHADYIDIPPGMFLLAETLETITLPEDVVATIEGKSSIARLGITLHQTGGWIDAGFSGTITLEICNANQRPVRLHAGMPIGQLVFYTTEKAEKPYGAKGDAKYLNQKNATLSRYHQNKH; this is encoded by the coding sequence ATGATTCTCGTTGACTGGCAGCTGCAGGACTGGATTAGGAGAGGGTTCATAAAAATCGAACCCTCCGACAATTCTTATATCCAGCCGAATTCGGTGGACATCAGGCTGGGAAACCATTTTGTATGGTACGATGAGTGTGATGAGGTTATCGATCCCTACGACAGGGAGAGCATAGAGTCACATTACCAGGAAAAACATGCAGATTATATCGATATCCCGCCGGGAATGTTCCTTCTCGCCGAAACACTCGAAACAATAACCCTTCCCGAAGATGTCGTCGCAACCATCGAAGGAAAGAGCAGCATCGCAAGACTCGGCATCACCCTCCACCAGACAGGAGGGTGGATCGATGCAGGATTCTCGGGAACCATCACGCTTGAGATCTGCAATGCAAACCAGCGCCCCGTAAGACTTCACGCGGGAATGCCCATAGGACAGCTGGTCTTCTACACGACCGAAAAGGCGGAAAAACCATACGGTGCAAAGGGCGATGCAAAGTACCTTAACCAGAAGAATGCAACCCTTTCGAGATACCACCAGAACAAGCACTGA
- a CDS encoding threonine--tRNA ligase, translating to MRLLLIHSDNIEYKAQKKTPVAEENIIKEDEMQEALTAFCAVEKADEDDIAGVSSKTAADILDTAKQLGVTNIMIYPYAHLSSDLSSPAKAVEALSKIEDECRINGEFTVKRAPFGWYKSFTLSCKGHPLSELSRTITPGEEGKTEKKTVEHNFFVLTPEGEKKDYKDYADDSPLGKLIKKETGMSVESGKEPLHVELMRAKELVDYEPLSDVGHHRWMPKGKIIRDLLSDYVLGLVLNYGGMPVETPVMYDLDNHAINEHAGKFGERQYRFKSGNRNMMLRFAACFGMFSIMHDMHISPNTLPMKMYELSTYSFRHEQKGECIGLKRLRAFTMPDMHSMCLDMNQTLECFEEQLMMGWQTGKDLEYPLAAVFRCTEDFYKDHEEWVKKIVRMSEVPVLIETLSDRVHYWIAKIDLAAIDGQGRPIENPTVQIDVESAERFDIKYYSVKNEEVRPPIIHCSPTGSIERVICALLENTASQEVPMLPVWLSPTQVRVLPVSSKHTEYAGELCNKINSAGVRCDFDDREESVGKKIREAGMDWVPYVVVVGDSEMESGKLPVTIRSMSKPKAPYKEEMTAEELISKVKEDIGSRPFRPMYTSKKLSAKPRFI from the coding sequence ATGCGACTTCTATTGATTCATTCTGATAATATAGAATACAAAGCCCAGAAGAAAACTCCCGTTGCAGAGGAGAACATCATCAAAGAGGATGAGATGCAGGAGGCGCTTACCGCTTTCTGCGCCGTGGAAAAAGCTGATGAGGACGATATTGCCGGTGTCTCATCGAAAACAGCGGCCGATATCCTCGACACCGCAAAACAGCTCGGCGTCACAAACATCATGATCTACCCCTACGCACACCTGTCATCCGATCTTTCCTCGCCTGCAAAGGCGGTCGAGGCCCTTTCGAAGATCGAAGACGAATGCCGTATTAACGGGGAATTTACAGTAAAGAGAGCACCTTTCGGCTGGTATAAGTCATTCACATTATCCTGCAAAGGCCACCCCCTCTCGGAACTCTCGCGCACAATAACGCCCGGCGAAGAGGGAAAAACCGAGAAGAAGACTGTGGAGCACAACTTCTTCGTTCTTACACCTGAAGGCGAGAAGAAGGACTACAAAGATTATGCAGACGATTCGCCTCTCGGAAAGCTGATCAAAAAAGAGACCGGAATGAGCGTAGAGTCGGGAAAAGAGCCGCTTCATGTTGAACTGATGCGCGCAAAGGAGCTCGTCGACTACGAACCCCTTTCAGATGTCGGCCATCACAGGTGGATGCCGAAGGGAAAGATCATAAGAGACCTTCTCTCCGACTATGTCCTCGGTCTTGTCCTCAACTATGGCGGTATGCCCGTCGAGACCCCGGTGATGTACGACCTGGACAACCATGCCATCAACGAACATGCAGGAAAGTTCGGCGAGAGGCAGTACAGGTTCAAGTCGGGCAACAGGAACATGATGCTCAGGTTCGCCGCATGCTTCGGGATGTTCTCGATAATGCACGACATGCATATATCCCCCAACACCCTCCCGATGAAGATGTACGAACTCTCCACGTACTCCTTCAGGCACGAGCAGAAAGGCGAATGCATCGGTTTAAAGAGGCTTCGTGCATTTACCATGCCCGATATGCACTCCATGTGCCTCGACATGAACCAGACGCTCGAGTGCTTCGAAGAGCAGCTGATGATGGGCTGGCAGACGGGAAAAGATCTCGAATACCCGCTTGCGGCTGTATTCAGGTGCACCGAGGACTTCTACAAGGATCATGAAGAATGGGTCAAAAAGATCGTCCGCATGTCCGAAGTTCCGGTTCTCATCGAAACGCTCTCCGACAGGGTCCACTACTGGATAGCCAAGATCGATCTCGCTGCAATCGACGGACAGGGAAGACCGATCGAAAACCCGACGGTCCAGATAGATGTAGAGAGTGCCGAGAGATTCGACATCAAATACTACTCGGTCAAGAATGAAGAGGTCAGACCCCCGATCATCCACTGCTCGCCCACGGGAAGTATAGAGCGTGTGATCTGTGCACTCCTGGAGAACACCGCATCGCAGGAGGTTCCGATGCTTCCGGTATGGCTCTCGCCGACACAGGTAAGAGTCCTTCCGGTCTCCTCGAAACACACTGAATATGCCGGGGAGCTCTGCAATAAGATCAACAGTGCAGGCGTCAGGTGCGACTTCGACGACCGCGAAGAGAGCGTCGGAAAGAAGATCCGTGAAGCAGGAATGGACTGGGTGCCCTATGTAGTAGTCGTAGGAGATTCGGAGATGGAATCCGGAAAACTTCCTGTCACCATAAGGAGCATGTCGAAGCCGAAAGCTCCATATAAGGAAGAGATGACGGCAGAAGAGCTTATATCAAAGGTTAAGGAAGATATTGGCAGCAGGCCGTTCAGGCCGATGTATACATCCAAAAAACTCTCGGCCAAACCCAGATTCATCTGA